In the genome of Eschrichtius robustus isolate mEscRob2 chromosome 12, mEscRob2.pri, whole genome shotgun sequence, one region contains:
- the ATP6V1G2 gene encoding V-type proton ATPase subunit G 2, producing the protein MASQSQGIQQLLQAEKRAAEKVADARKRKARRLKQAKEEAQMEVEQYRREREQEFQSKQQAAMGSQGNLSAEVEQATRRQVQGMQSSQQRSRERVLAQLLGMVCDVRPQVHPNYRIAA; encoded by the exons ATGGCCAGTCAATCCCAGGGTATCCAGCAGCTCCTGCAAGCCGAGAAGCGGGCGGCTGAGAAGGTGGCAGATGCCAGAAAGA GGAAGGCCCGGCGTCTGAAACAGGCAAAGGAGGAGGCACAGATGGAAGTGGAGCAATAccgcagagagagagagcaggaatTCCAGAGCAAGCAGCAGGCA GCCATGGGCTCCCAAGGGAATCTGTCAGCTGAGGTGGAGCAGGCTACAAGGCGCCAGGTGCAGGGCATGCAGAGCTCCCAGCAGAGAAGCCGCGAACGTGTCCTGGCCCAGCTTCTTGGCATGGTCTGTGACGTCAGGCCCCAGGTCCACCCCAACTACCGGATTGCTGCCTAG
- the DDX39B gene encoding spliceosome RNA helicase DDX39B yields the protein MAENDVDNELLDYEDDEVETAAGGDGAEAPAKKDVKGSYVSIHSSGFRDFLLKPELLRAIVDCGFEHPSEVQHECIPQAILGMDVLCQAKSGMGKTAVFVLATLQQLEPVTGQVSVLVMCHTRELAFQISKEYERFSKYMPNVKVAVFFGGLSIKKDEEVLKKNCPHIVVGTPGRILALARNKSLNLKHIKHFILDECDKMLEQLDMRRDVQEIFRMTPHEKQVMMFSATLSKEIRPVCRKFMQDPMEIFVDDETKLTLHGLQQYYVKLKDNEKNRKLFDLLDVLEFNQVVIFVKSVQRCIALAQLLVEQNFPAIAIHRGMPQEERLSRYQQFKDFQRRILVATNLFGRGMDIERVNIAFNYDMPEDSDTYLHRVARAGRFGTKGLAITFVSDENDAKILNDVQDRFEVNISELPDEIDISSYIEQTR from the exons ATGGCAGAGAACGATGTGGACAATGAGCTCTTGGATTATGAAGATGATGAGGTGGAGACAGCAGCTGGGGGAGATGGGGCTGAGGCCCCTGCCAAGAAGGATGTCAAGGGCTCCTACGTTTCCATTCACAGCTCTGGCTTTCGTGACTTTCTGCTCAAGCCAGAGTTGCTCCGGGCCATTGTTGACTGTGGCTTTGAGCATCCATCAGAAG TCCAGCATGAATGCATCCCTCAGGCCATCCTGGGAATGGATGTCCTATGCCAGGCCAAGTCAGGCATGGGAAAGACGGCGGTGTTTGTGCTGGCTACACTGCAACAACTGGAGCCAGTTACTGGGCAG GTGTCTGTACTGGTGATGTGTCACACTCGGGAGTTGGCTTTTCAGATCAGCAAGGAATATGAACGCTTCTCTAAATACATGCCCAATGTCAAG GTCGCAGTGTTTTTTGGTGGTCTGTCTATCAAGAAAGATGAAGAGGTGCTGAAGAAGAACTGCCCGCATATCGTCGTGGGGACCCCTGGCCGCATCCTAGCCCTGGCTCGAAATAAGAGCCTCAATCTCAAACACATTAAACACTTTATCTTGGATGAATGCGATAAGATGCTTGAACAGCTCG acATGCGTCGGGATGTCCAGGAAATTTTTCGCATGACCCCCCATGAGAAGCAGGTCATGATGTTCAGTGCTACCTTGAGCAAAGAGATTCGCCCAGTCTGCCGCAAGTTCATGCAAGAC ccaaTGGAGATCTTCGTGGATGATGAGACGAAGCTGACGCTGCATGGGTTGCAGCAGTACTACGTGAAACTGAAGGACAACGAGAAGAACCGGAAGCTCTTTGACCTTCTGGATGTCCTTGAATTCAACCAG gtggtgATATTTGTGAAGTCTGTGCAGCGTTGCATTGCCCTGGCCCAGCTCCTGGTGGAGCAGAACTTCCCAGCTATTGCCATCCACCGTGGGATGCCTCAGGAGGAGAG GCTTTCTCGGTATCAGCAGTTTAAAGATTTTCAACGACGAATTCTTGTGGCTACCAACCTGTTTGGCCGAGGCATGGACATTGAGCGGGTGAACATTGCCTTTAACTACGACATGCCTGAGGATTCTGACACCTACCTGCATCGG GTGGCCAGAGCAGGCCGGTTTGGCACCAAGGGCTTGGCCATCACGTTTGTGTCAGATGAGAATGATGCCAAGATTCTCAATGATGTGCAGGATCGCTTTGAAGTCAATATTAGTGAGCTGCCTGATGAGATAGACATCTCCTCCTACA TTGAACAGACGCGGTAG
- the MCCD1 gene encoding LOW QUALITY PROTEIN: mitochondrial coiled-coil domain protein 1 (The sequence of the model RefSeq protein was modified relative to this genomic sequence to represent the inferred CDS: inserted 1 base in 1 codon), with product MSSWTXGARLGGGWVQQSRAGAGPGTEARPQPGASQFLVAVGWLRQLLASPAMVLPLPWLSRSCCRRLLLPSWPPALQGSWRCCSQGPKASTEKTSSTGTGQTSPSRDPWPRPTAELAQAEELLEQQLELYQALLEGQEGAWEAQALVLKIQKLKEQMRRHRESLGEDA from the exons ATGAGTTCCTGGA CTGGGGCCAGGTTAGGAGGTGGGTGGGTGCagcagagcagggcaggggcagggccaggcaCTGAAGCGAGGCCACAGCCTGGAGCGAGCCAGTTCCTGGTGGCTGTTGGGTGGCTCAGACAGCTCCTTGCCTCCCCAGCCATGGTTCTCCCTTTGCCCTGGCTCTCCCGAAGTTGCTGCCGTCGCCTCCTCCTACCATCCTGGCCCCCAGCACTCCAGGGCTCCTGGAGGTGCTGCTCCCAGGGTCCCAAGGCAAGCACAGAAAAGACGAGCTCCACAGGCACTGGGCAGACGTCACCTTCCAGG GACCCCTGGCCCCGCCCCACAGCTGAGCTGGCCCAAGCTGAGGAGCTGCTGGAGCAGCAGTTGGAGCTGTACCAAGCCCTGCTCGAAGGGCAAGAGGGGGCCTGGGAAGCCCAGGCCCTGGTGCTCAAGATCCAGAAGCTCAAGGAACAGAtgaggagacacagagagagccTGGGAGAAGACGCCTAA
- the LOC137773514 gene encoding BOLA class I histocompatibility antigen, alpha chain BL3-7-like has protein sequence MAPRTLLLLLSGALPLTETWAGFHSLRYFHTGVSRPGRGEPRFIAVGYVDDTQFVRFDSDAPNPRKEPRAPWMEQEGPEYWEEETQISKDDAQTFRANLNILRGYYNQSEAGSHTLQEMYGCDVGPDGRLLRGYRQFAYDGADYIALNEDLRSWTAADEPAQITKRKFETVGAAERNRACLDGACVEALRRYLETGNDTLQRADPPKTHVTHHPISDREVTLRCWALGFYPEEISLTWQRDGEDQIQDMELVETRPSGDGTFQKWAALVVPSGEEQRYTCHVQHEGLQEPLTLRWEPPQPTVPIMGLIAGLVLLVVTGAVVSGAVIWRKKHSGEKGGSYAQAASSDSAQGSDVSLTDPKV, from the exons ATGGCGCCGCGAACCCTCCTCCTGCTGCTCTCGGGGGCCCTGCCCCTGACCGAGACCTGGGCGG gctTCCACTCCCTGAGGTATTTCCACACCGGGGTGTCCCGGCCCGGCCGCGGGGAGCCCCGCTTCATCGCCGTCGGCTACGTGGACGACACGCAGTTCGTGCGGTTCGACAGCGACGCCCCGAATCCGAGGAAGGAGCCGCGGGCGCCGTGGATGGAGCAGGAGGGGCCGGAGTATTGGGAGGAGGAGACGCAGATCTCCAAGGACGACGCACAGACTTTCCGAGCGAACCTGAACATCCTGCGCGGCTACTACAACCAGAGCGAGGCCG GGTCTCACACCCTCCAGGAGATGTACGGCTGCGACGTGGGGCCGGACGGTCGCCTCCTCCGCGGGTACAGACAGTTCGCCTACGACGGCGCCGATTACATCGCCCTGAACGAGGACCTGCGCTCCTGGACCGCGGCCGACGAGCCGGCTCAGATCACTAAGCGCAAGTTTGAGACGGTTGGTGCTGCGGAGCGCAACAGAGCCTGCCTGGACGGGGCATGCGTAGAGGCGCTCCGCAGATACCTGGAGACCGGGAATGACACGCTGCAGCGCGCAG ATCCTCCAAAGACACATGTGACCCATCACCCCATCTCTGACCGTGAGGTCACCCTGaggtgctgggccctgggcttcTACCCTGAGGAGATTTCACTGACCTGGCAACGTGATGGAGAGGATCAGATCCAGGACATGGAGCTTGTGGAGACCAGACCTTCAGGGGATGGAACCTTCCAGAAGTGGGCGGCCCTGGTGGTGCCTTCTGGAGAGGAGCAGAGATACACGTGCCATGTGCAGCACGAGGGGCTTCAGGAGCCTCTCACCCTGAGATGGG aaCCTCCTCAGCCCACCGTCCCCATCATGGGCCTCATCGCTGGCCTGGTTCTCTTGGTGGTCACTGGAGCCGTGGTGTCTGGAGCTGTGATCTGGAGGAAGAAGCACTCAg GTGAAAAAGGAGGGAGCTATGCTCAGGCTGCAA GCAGTGACAGTGCCCAGGGCTCTGATGTGTCTCTCACGGATCCTAAAG TGTGA